GCAAAACCCTAATATTTTTAGCAGCCGAGCAAAGTGTTCACCTCCATCACTCTCACAAGCCTCTCCTACCGGCAACGACGTTCCATCACTTTGACAAAGCTCCTCCATTGGTGACGAAGCTCTGTTCGTGAAGCTTCTCTCCGGGCTCTCCCCTGTTTAAATCTTTGTTCCCTATTTTCATATGGCTTCTCCTCATGGTGCTGGTCAGTCAAGTGAAGGTGCTGGGATTGGGTACAATTAagtatttctagttttttttttggttacaaatggAAGATAAAGTATTTCTAGTTATTagtgttttgttgtttttaatgctattaTATATATAGGTATAATCCTGATTTTGACTACCTTTTACGTAATCAGAATTTGGAAGCATTGTGTTGAgatcccacattgactagagtcTAGAGATTTGGCCAAAGTATAGCTTATAAAGGCTCTccgtataaaaaaaaacttataaagGCTTACACAATCCTCACCTTATGTGCTAGCTTTTAGACCTAGCCAAAATGCAAGATAGTATCATAGTCGTCCTAGAAACGATATTGAATTGAATTAAGATGCCTGAGAGTTGAGATCCTTCATCAACTATACATATGGCCAAAATAGAGCTTATAAAAGCTTGGGCAATTATTTTGGCAAAGATATGCAAGCATTGTGGAATCTTGTGGAAGTTGTAGTTACAATTGTATACACTTTGTTTGTTCACAGAAACATAACCTATTGTGGTGTGGTGTTGTATCTTGTGGATATTTCTTTTGTTGATTTGAAGATTATAGTTCCAATTTCTGTATTTGAGTATGATTACAGATTTTTCTGGGTGATGCTAAAGTGGCGGAACAGCTGCTTGACTTGGTTTTCTACACGCTAATTGGTCTTGGTGGTTACAGACAGGTTCTTTCAGTTCTGTTCTTACAGTTTGATCTTCTGTTTTGTCAACCTGTATTTAGATTTACACTCGTATTGCAGGAAGACCATGCTCCTAATCATATGGACCTTATGAGTTCAACTCTTGTTGCGTGCAATTTATATCTATTAACAGGGTTTTTATCGCCACAGTGGCAAGAAATGGTTCCTGTGTTGCTTGAGCACCCCAAGGTACAAATCCACCTCAACCCAATATTTTAGATGCTGGTTAAACAGACAATATTATGTTAGGAGGCGTTTGGTATGCATATTCCTTTTTAATTCCCGGGAACTATGTTTTCTGGGAATCATGTTTTCTAGGACTCATGATTCCTAAGAATGTATAAAATGTAATTGATAAATCAAAAATATTCTTGGAAATgtcatactccctccgtttcaaaaTAACTGACCACGtagagaaaaaaattgtttcataataactgtccacttagaaTTCCAAgggagcattaattgatgtttttccatattaTGCCCCTATGAGaagaataaatgaggagagGTAAAAATACACTTCAAAGGGTAAAAAGGGAAAACAAATAATGTTATAAAAAGTTAACAATATTTATTGCATTTTTTAATGTGTGTTTGTTATCTTTTCGGACAATTATTTTGAAACGGAGAGAGAGGTGGGAGTAACATTTCTATTAATATTAAGAGATTATTCTATTTCACATAGAAATGTATATTCTATGGAAATTTTCTTTCCCACATTTGAGTTGGATAAAATTTTCACAGGAAATagtaatttgtttttcaaaaaatgccttttcttaattttttccgCTTTCCGATAATTGATAAATTCAATGTAAACaattaaaatgaatattatataaaaatttaaaaattaataaaagtttaaattttgtatttttttaatctcaGTTATTCAGATAAAACTACTTTTGTTTGTGCGTGTATATAAAATATCCCTTTACATTCTCGAATAATGATTTTATTtacaaaaaattaaactaatgtttatttaaatatttagaaaattaaattaaagcttttttttttagttatatTCCGTAAGTTAAAGTAAGATGTTATTGCTATGCAGTATATACTCAAGGAAAagtatgaattaaaaaaaattaaatcctaGTGGCATTGGTCTCTAATCTCTATCACAAGGATAGCACCTCCTATCCATCATAGTATTTTCAATGCAAGCTATATCTAGTACAAACAATCATTTGAAAACTGACATCTCTCACCATAGCCCTACTATGATGATCCTAAGCTACCCTTCTACTTAAATGATTTGCTAATGTTATAACACACATATATATCATGAAGAGAGCTAATTGATTTAACAACTCCAAATATATTATTAGTACAACGAAGTAAACGATTCCTTCTTACATGATATAATGTCCATAATCTAACATGAACCAAATAAAATATCCTTTTTGATCACAAAATAAAGTACTAATCAAAACTAACAATATCAACCATTCCTTCAAGTACTTTTTACACACAATGTCTATTATGAAGAAATTGTACTATGAAAagtttaagctgttgggtaaaaGTATGAGGGATTTTATTACATTTGACACATCACTGACAAGTGACAATCTTTATTTTTCATGACATTTTTGGAATTcaatgttatttattttcaaaaatacatttttgtgctATGGCTAACTATAAATCCTATGACAGGTTGACGTATTTATAGATGCAGCTTTTGGATCAGTTCGAATGGTTGTTAGGTGTCTTGAGAATACACTGGCAGCTTATTATAAGGATATTTCCATAGAACCAAGTCTGACTGCTGAACGAGTTGTTTATTATCTCTGCCAGCAGTGTGAAGCTTCTCTGCAGTTTATTCAGTCACTATGTCAACAAAAACTATTTATGGAGCGCCTGCTTAAGAATAAGGTTTCCAGTCTGAACTTAATTCATAAATTCGGAGTAGCACATTAAGAGCTCCGTGTGCCTAAATTAGTATTAGGGATCTAAAGTTTGATTGGGAATTGGGTTCTATGATGTTAGCTTTAGATACGGACTAGGACAGTCTGGAAGCCCAAAGCTTATACCTCGGCTGAACTTTCTCTAAATCGATCTGATGAGGAATCAGATGCATCCTTTGTCTTTCTCTGTCatcatctttttcttctttttcttcttcttgttattCTTATGTTTTTGGTGAAACCTTACATTTGTAGTTTCTTTAAATAAACTGAACAGAATTTGAGGATCCTATGAACAAGAAGCTTTCTTTGAAAGGTTAAAATGGAGGATGACggttatattttctgatttagaAATTCCAATGCTATACAACTCTTGCATAAAATGCTTGGTATTCCAGGTTCCGAGCTCATCCTTTACTTGTTTTTGTTACTCTGTTTCAAAGGCAAGTAATCTACTTACTCCAAGCTAGTGTAGTCCACCAGTAAAGATAGGTATAGTTACAGAGAGAAGTCAGTTTTAGGTTCTAGAGGCTCCATTTGACAAACTGACTACTTGCAACATGATCACTAAAACATATGCTTAATGTTATGCATTGATTTGGTTGGTTTATAGGAAGAATTTTCCTTTATAATTTGTGCTTTAAACATACATGTAGCTATTAGCTACAAGAGTTCATGTGTTTTTCATTTACAGGAATTATGTGGAAAGGGGAGCATTCTTTTTCTTGCTCAGTCCATCTTAAAGCTACACATTCAACCATCTTTTACAAATAGAATCATGGCAGCTATTTCAAGGCTAAAAGCTAAAACACTATCAATTGTTAGTCCAATGGCAAAATTTGCTATTTTCTTGATTTTAACTTCAATCTACTTTATGATTTATGCACATCATTAACAATAATATCACTGCTTTCTTTACTTAGCTTCTGAGTTTGTGTGAAGCGGAAAGAATTTCTTACCTTGATGAAGTCGCCAGCTCAACACAAAGTTTAGATTTGGCTAAATCTGTTGCTTTAGAGGTAAGTTTTCAGCTCTTGGCTTATAATGCAAATTGTTGAAGACAAAATGGCTGCACTGTTCCTGTGAAAATACTAGATCAGAATGTAGAAGAAGGCTGtttatttatagaaaatttCTAACTCCTAGGTAGTCAAAAGACCTGGAACTCTTCCTCCCTAACTTCCTTGACATTTCTGTTAGAAATGTATATATAAAGTTATAAACTATTCATGTATTTTTTACCTGACAGCTTAAGTTGGGATAGTTGGTTTATGACTTGGTAttagagcctctatgaccaagtGGCCCAAAGTTTAATTCTTGTTCCATACTGGCAACATCTTAGTAGCCAAACCCCTCTTGTCTCCAGTCCGAAGCAAGGTACGTTCTTAGTGCCATTAGTATTAGATGAAATGAAAAGAGTTCTTGTTGGCTCAAGAAGCCAGAATTGAAAGGCAGAAGAAAAGCATTACTGCTTTCTCAGACAACCTCACTCATTCTAATCCACAAATAGCTTCTCAGTCCAATGTTCCTAGTCAGGTTTCCATTCCTCAAGCTCATGTTTCATCTCCTCCTTCCACACAATATTCTTCTCAAGGTCCTAATGGTTTCAATTGTCAATATTCTAGTGGTCCGTGGTTGTTaaaaagtctcacattgactagagatatgaccaaattgtagtttataaagggtagagaaaccctcacccctaagctagcttttggggtataGTTAGGCCTAACCAAAATTCTaagatggtatcagagcctattctAGATTTCCTTATTGGAGACCACCCATAATGAGCCACACAGAGATGTTGATTCCTGCAgattccacgctccagatgtctAGCTCTGGGCGTGTTAAGAAGTCTtgcattgactagagatatgatcaAATAAATGTCTATAAAGGGTACAACAGCTATTAGGATCGGTAAATCCTGATAGCCAAACAATAGAAAAATAGAGActccatttttttcttctttcctagGCATTTACTCCTTCATTCAAGTCTCAGAGGCCTGACGTCTTGCTTTTCCTGGGCTTGTACTTCTTTTGTTACACTTGTTACTCTAATAATACTTGTATCTTGTACATTTAAAATTAATCAATGAACACTATTCAGTATTTTCTTTTATCTGGATACTTTTTCTCCATTATTCCACGGTGGTATGTGTTATGAACCTTCGTGGAGGATCTGTTCATGGGTCTATATGCAAGAGTATTCTGATAAGAACCAATGTAACAGTAGCGTGAATTAGGAATGGAAAGTGAACAAGTACTATTTAAAGGAAATAAAAGGGAACAAATGCAGAAGCAGAGCTTCTACCCCAGAGTACAATACTCCTATAGAGAGGATGATGCTCTCTACTCTAATGATAACTAACTAATTCTCTCCATGCCCCCCTCATGCTAACAGCCAACCTATATGAGGAATCTTACACCCGCTCTCCTCACCCTCACTCCGTAAAACCCGTAACCAACTCATAGCCTAAACCATCTCTCACTTCCAGCTCAGCACTACTCAATGATTCCTTCCTTTTTCTTCCTTCTGACATAGACTTGCCAAACTTTGGGCCTAGCCTCACTCTTTGCAGCCCGATTGTTCAATGCAGCCCCATCAATGCCACCGGTTTGAGAcacaaccttgtcctcaaggttgaaagCGGGAAATTGATTCAAAAGTGTGGGCTCATCTTCCCATGTGGCTTCATCCACAGACTTATCCAACCATTGTATCAAAAATTGCTTGACTGCCTCGCCACGGTGTTGGATGGTGCGTGAAGCCAGGATGGTGCTTGGTTCCACTGTAGAAGGTAGTTCAACAGCAAGACCTTCTGGTAGTTCAGCTTCAACAGGATACTTCCCAACTGCCTTTTTCAAAAGGGAAACGTGGAACACAGGATGTATACGAGAGGTTGAAGGCAACCAGAGCTTATAGGCCACTGCCCCGATGCGTTCCACAACCTCGAAAGGACCATAATAACGTGGTCAAAGTTTTGGGTTAATGCGGTGCGCCACTGATTGCTGGCGATGAGGCCGCAATTTCACAAAAACCCACTCTCCTATCACAAGTTTCACATCCTTCCTTCTCTTATCAGCCTGGGCTTTCATATGACTCTGCGCACGAAGGAGATGAGCTTTCAATTGGCGCAACGCTTCATCCATATCCACTAACTCACGAGCTACTGCTTCCACCTTGGTTTCCCCCATCGTGAAACGGAGCAAGGGAGGTGGAGCGCGGCCATAGACCACTTCAAAAGGAGAACTCCCTGTGGAAACATGGTAAGTCGTGTTGTACCAATATTCTGCCCATGGCAGCCACTGGACCCACGAGCGTGGTTGATCCGCAATGAAACAACGTAAATAGGTTTCCAGGCAACGGTTTATGACCTCAGTTTGGCCATCCGTTTCCGGGTGATAAGCCGTGCTCATGGTAAGATGAGTACCCTGCATTTTGAACAATTCAGCCCAGAAATTGCTGACAAAGATCGGGTCACGATCACTGACAATAGCTCTAGGAATGCCATGTAAACGCACCACTTCCTTCACGAATACCTCAGCAACCCCACGAGCAGAAATTGGATGCTTCAAGGGAATGAAATGAGCGTATTTGGAAAGACTATCTACCACAACAAAAATGGTATCCACTCCTTTGACTTTGGGTAACCCCGTGACAAAGTCCATAGAAAGCTCCTCCCAAATCTTCTCAGGGATAGGTAACGGCTGCAACAGTCCTCCAGGGGAAGCGGCCAAGTACTTTTGGCGCTGACACACATCGCATTCTTTCACGAATTGCTGGACCACGCTCTTCATTCCAATCCAGTAAACATTGGCAGCAATCCTACGATAGGTTCGATAGAAACCTGAATGCCCACCTTGGGGAGTGGCATGAAATTCTTGTAGGAGTTTAGGAATCCATCGTGAAGCCGCAGAGATGACCAAACGGCCCTCATAATAAAGCACCCCCTGTGTATATGTGAAACCAGGCCTACTTAGCGGGTCAGACTGAATTGCAGTGATGATTGCAGCCAATTTAGCATCCTTGTGGGCTTCCGTGATTAAATCTTGGCCCTCTGTCCAATTTGTGTAAGAAACGAAGGATTGCAACTCACCATCCTCAAACTTCCGTGACAAGGCATCAACCCCTTTATTGGTTGGGCCAGGCTTATATATGATGTCAAACTGGTACCCTAAGAGCTTGGCGGCCCAGTTTTGTTGATCTCCAGTAGTGATTCTTTGATGGAGCAACTGGCGAAGACTTTTCTGATCTGTGTACACAGTGAACTGGCGTCCCAACAAATAGGGTCTCCAATGTTGCACCGCCAAGACGATTGCCATGATTTCCTTCTCATAGGCAGATTTGATCAAGTTCCTCTCACTCAAAGCCTTGCTAAAGTAAGCTATAGGCTTACTGTTCTGTAACAGGATTGCCCCTACGCCACTGCCAGAAGCATCGCTCTCAATTACAAAAGGCTGGGAAAAATCCGGTAATGCGAGAACAGGCTCTGTGATCATACATGTCTTCAGGGCTTCAAAAGCTTGTTGTGCCATGGGATTCCACTTGAATCCCTCCCGCTTCGTGAGGTCAGTAAGAGGCCGCGCAATTTTGCCATAGTCTTTGACAAATTTGCGATAGTACCCAGTGAGTCCCAGAAAACCTCGCACTCCTTTTACATTTTTTGGAACTGGCCACTCGATGATACTTTGCACTTTGCTGGGATCCATGGCAACTCCTTTATGAGAGACAATGTGCCCCAAATACTCTACGGACCCTTGGGCAAAAGAACACTTTTTGCGGTTGGCCACGAGTTTCTGCTCTCTCAAACGTTCCAGCACTGTTTTTAAGTGTTTCAAATGCAGGTTCCATTCAGAACTATACACTAAAATGTCATCAAAAAAGACCAATACACTACGCCTCAAGAGATCCCTGAAAACACCATTCATCAAAGCTTGAAAAGTCGCTGGAGCATTCATtaatccaaacggcatcaccatGTATTCGTAATGTCCATCATGTGTGCGGAAAGCTGTTTTGTGAACGTCATCCTCCTTGACTAACACTTGATGGTACCCGGATTTGAGATCCAATTTCGAGAAATAACGGGCTCCATGGAGTTCATCTAAAAGCTCATCAATCACCGGTATGGGATATTTGTCAGGAACGGTAACCTTATTCAGCTCTCGGTAATCCACGCACATCCTCCAAGActtatccttcttctttactaaAATAACAGGGCTTGAAAACGCACTTTGGCTGTGCCTAATGATTCCCAGTTGCAGCATATCCTTCACCTGcttttcaatttcatctttGTGATGATGAGAGTATCGGTATGGCCTGACATTAACAGGGCCTTGTCCAGGAACCAGAGTAATTTGATGCTCCTTTTGGCGTTTTGGGGGGAGGCCTTTGGGTGCAACAAACACATCTTCAAACGCAGCTAACAAAGATGCCAACTGTTGACTTTGTTCCTCTGAAAGTGGTGTTGGTTCAGATGGTTGAGGGTTCAAAAACCCAAACTCTCCTGAGCCCTTGGCTGAGAGCTCGAATAGGCTTTGTAGAGCTAGTTGACTTGATTTTACCCCATTCAGGCCTTGCAAAAGTACCCAGGTCCCGTCCTGCAGGAACCTCATAGTCTGTTTGCTCCAATTCACGAGCATATCACCCAAAGTAGCGAGCCAAGTTATTCCCAGGACAAGATCAATTCCCTCGAGATCGAACAGTATAGTGTCCACTGACGCTTTGTAGTTCCCGATCTCTATGTCGACCTGCTCACACCTTCCACTAGCCATCACTTTACTTCCATCACCGAGCAAGATCTGCATCTCCAGCGTCGCATGCACGGTCCATCCCATGGCTTCTGCTACTTGCTTGGAGATGAAATTATGAGTGGCCCCACTGTCCACCAGAATCAGGATAGGAACGCCTTGAAGAGTCCCTTGTAACTTTAGGGTATGAGCTTGAAGTGGCTCAGCCCCCAGCTTCATGATACTCAGCTCACCGTCAATCGCGGATGCTTCCTCTTCTTCCGTTGTGCCTGAGTCAGCGTCGTCGCCGCCGTCGTCCCCATCTTCCAACACCATGATCCTTAGCTGTCGATCGGAACACTGGTGGAGGGGATGGAATTTCCCCCCACATTTGAAGCACAAGCCCTTTTGTCGTCGGTCCAACAACTCCTGGTATGGGAGGTGTCGTATTCCTCGATCTCGAGGGGCGGTGCGAACAGGAAGCTTATCCTCCTTCCGTTCTGCCTTATCTTCACGATTTTTCACCATGACCCAACCTTGCTGGTTGGACTCTCGACCCTGTGGGCCTGACCCGCTTGATGAAGAGTGGGCTGAACGGGTAAACGCACCCGACCCATAATTGGGCCGGTTCCCATATCCTTTTGACCCGTAAGAGGTCTGACCCGGTCCATGTAACTCAGTCTCCACCGCCTTAGCCAGCGGAATCAGTCGTGATCGAGGAAGAGAAGCGAGAGCTCTCATGCTGCGCACACGAGCTCGGATATCTTCCCGGAGCCCATGGATGAAATAGCCAAAGTACTGCTCATCAGGCAGATTTGGCGTATGGGATAATAAGCGTTCAAACTCCAACACATAATCATCGACGGAGCCTCTCTGCTGAAGATCCAAGAGCTGCTCATAGACATCGCCTTTGTTGGCGGTTCCATAGCGCTCGAGTAACTCATTGGTGAGTTTTGCCCAAGACAAATCAGGATCCAGATGCAGGAGCGAATTGAAATAATGGACCGTCGATCCCTCCATGCACAAGTGAGCTAAATTCACCTTAACTTCTGGACTTGTTCCCATTATATGGAAATAAACCTCTGCACGAGCAATCCAGCCTGCAGGGTCTTCTCCATTGAACATGGGAAGCTCAACTTTCTTTGCAGACTTATGGAATTCATCCAGCAAACCCCCATCGAGTTTGTTCCAACCTGAAACGCCGGAAGAGCTTCCTGGCTCTGTTCCAGATCTGAGTGGGGTGGTGGTGTCTCGCACACTCCCAGAATCGTTGAGTTCCACCGTTTGTTTGGAGAATCGTTGAGTCAACAGGTCCAGCAAGCGAGCTTGGTTGCTCTCTGCCTGTTCCTGCATCGTCACGAGTGTAGTGCGGAGGTTAATAACCTCGGTCTCAAGTGCTGCAACCTTAGCCTCCATCTTCTTCGCCGGTGGCATTCGTTGTCACCGGAGCAAGTGTTGATTGCTGGTAACCGTCTCGTAAAAGggatccggcaggtcggaccaatttgATAAGAACCAATGTAACAGTAGCGTGAATTAGGAATGGAAAGTGAACAAGTACTATTTAAAGGAAATAAAAGGGAACAAATGCAGAAGCAGAGCTTCTACCCCAGAGTACAATACTCCTATAGAGAGGATGATGCTCTCTACTCTAATGATAACTAACTAATTCTCTCCATACCCCCCTCATGCTAACAGCCAACCTATATGAGGAATCTTACACCCGCTCTCCTCACCCTCACTCCGTAAAACCCGTAACCAACTCTTAGCCTAAACCATCTCTCACTTCCAGCTCAGCACTACTCAATGATTCCTTCCTTTTTCTTCCTTCTGACATAGACTTGCCAAACTTTGGGCCTAGCCTCACTCTTTGCAGCCCGATTGTTCAATGCAGCCCCATCATATTCTTCTTGCAAACCATACTGAATAAAGAAGAAGTGGCTCGTCCTTGACAGAGCATCTTCAAACTTTAGGTTTCTTAAGAAAATACTTGCTTGATTTTATTCAATACTGAAATCCCCTTTTATAATAAGGGTTGAGTACAAGAGAAGTAATCTAAATTAACCTATTTCtaataaaataagaaacaaCCAAATCTTATCTAATAAAGGAAAACAATATCATAACTAATTAAGATATAATAATTCCTAACTAATAAAGATATATAATAAAGTAGAAATATCCTAAATTAACCTAACTTATCAAATCTGCCCTAAAATCAGCAACCGTATCAGTATGCAGTATGAATTTGTGCCATTAAGCACATTAATGTCTTTTATTATCAGATTCTTGATTTTAATATAGTTCTCATGGTGTAGGTCTTTGACTTGTTGAAAAAAGCTTTTGATAGAGATCCTGGGCACATCCCTACTGACCAAAGTCATCCAATGGGGCTTGTACAGCTCAATGCAATGCGTCTAGTTGAAATCTTCTCTGATGATTCAAACTTTCGATCCTACATGACACTTTGTTTTGTAAGTCTATCCTTTTAAGATTATCGAGAGTTAACTTGATTTAGTACTAAAGAATTCACACCCAACGTGCCACAAATATTTTTACATGTAGTAGCAATGTTCTGTTTCCTTTCTAAAATTATACCAAATTTAATTCAAAAGAAGGtgataaaatcttattcaactATGTAGCCAATGCATTGTATGCGTCTTCTTTGATTTGTCAGATGTGCATTCTATGATTGGAAATTGGGTTGTTTCATTTGCATGTGATTCAGGCTAAAGTTCTTACAGCTGTAATTTCACTCTCCCATGGAGATTTTTTGTCCTGTTGGTGTTCATCTAATCTCCCAGAGACAGAGGAGGATGCAAGCCTTGAATATGATATATTTGCTGCAGTTGGATGGATTTTGGATAATACTTCACCTGATGTAAGGAAGGTCACAGATTTGGAATTCAATCTAATCCCTATAACAATGCCCAGGGCTTCTTTTGCTCATCATAGGACATCATTATTTGTGAAATTCTTTGCAAATCTTCACTGTTTTGTTCCCAACATATGTGAAGGTCGGTTCATTGTCTACATTCTATACATTTTTATGCCAAATTTGATTGTTCTACGGAGATATTATCCTCATatcacccccccccccttgtAATTTTGATCCTCAGAACAGGAAAGGAACCTTTTCGTTCTCAAGGTCTTGGAGTGCTTGCAAATGGATCAAACCAACTTGCTGCCTGGGTTTTCTTTTGCTTCTGATACTCCTACTGCCTGGAAGAACCTCCGTAATGATTGATCTCATATAACTCTTCTTGTAGAATTATGAGCAATGTATGGCTACTTTCTCACAAGTAACCTCCTTTTGTAGGCTCGTTGATAAGTCATGCCGAATCTTTGATTCCAACCTTCTTAAATGCGGAGGATGTGCGACTTTTAAGGTTATGCCTCCCTTTGTTAAATTTCGCTGTATCACTTGACACTTTTACTTCCGCATGACTGATTTTTAACTGTTGTGTCAATGGTTAATCATGTGTTAGTCATGTATATACAATACTTCATGAATGAGCATTATGGCAGCCCCTTATGCCACTAAACATTGAAAccagtttttcaaagctcttgAGGAATAATGCCTTCTTGATTTTTTTAAGTGTTTTTGAGGATGATATTGAagaaagtttttgtttttgttcccTTTCCTAGAAAGGAGAGTGATAAGTATGGAAAGAATATT
This portion of the Lotus japonicus ecotype B-129 chromosome 3, LjGifu_v1.2 genome encodes:
- the LOC130743349 gene encoding nodulin homeobox-like; the protein is MRIAKEEPSSNASQAIGLISIVKELQGVTSRELNKLLRDSSTFTIHYFTEKGSLLKIDMEKLAGSLPLHLVLVLMSDDGGEAKFRYLLCGVRLLHSLCDLASRNYKFEQIFLGDAKVAEQLLDLVFYTLIGLGGYRQEDHAPNHMDLMSSTLVACNLYLLTGFLSPQWQEMVPVLLEHPKVDVFIDAAFGSVRMVVRCLENTLAAYYKDISIEPSLTAERVVYYLCQQCEASLQFIQSLCQQKLFMERLLKNKELCGKGSILFLAQSILKLHIQPSFTNRIMAAISRLKAKTLSILLSLCEAERISYLDEVASSTQSLDLAKSVALEVFDLLKKAFDRDPGHIPTDQSHPMGLVQLNAMRLVEIFSDDSNFRSYMTLCFAKVLTAVISLSHGDFLSCWCSSNLPETEEDASLEYDIFAAVGWILDNTSPDVRKVTDLEFNLIPITMPRASFAHHRTSLFVKFFANLHCFVPNICEEQERNLFVLKVLECLQMDQTNLLPGFSFASDTPTAWKNLRSLISHAESLIPTFLNAEDVRLLRAFFSELQSLFISAGFKQNHVQEAQKGGNLKERISKNSAFPDMDQVQHHTRAYDTNEGNGNRQNQVETKGISGKTASGRARNIDKDAPKIETSGSDTSSAKGKNVVDHMDSSELSKPNEKIELALRKTRKRTIMNDEQVLLIEKALLNEPDMQRNAASLQSWADKLSAHGSEVTSSQLKNWLNNRKARLARTRKDVRPVAANVDNPVADKQKRPLLGLYGSPDSAGQYVVLIGERSEEIGRGKVFQMHGMWHGMSLDEFAICVVDVYELKVDNGSWLLYPSEATGTTFADAEEKLGVMRVLWDLSRVFVLRL